The DNA region CTTCACGGAGCGAGACTGGCGCAAGGCCTCGAAATCGATCAGCTCATTCAGGATGTTCCGGAGAGGATGATAGTTCGTCGGATTCCACTGGTAAGGAGACAACATGCGCGAGAGCGCGTCCATGATGTTCCAGGCCAGTGAAAAGTCCATGCTGCCCGGATGAGCAAGCCGATCGAGCCAGGATGGCTGCATGAGAGAGAACGCCCCAGTCATCGATACGGCTTCCCAGAAACGGCGGAGCGCGGCGCGCGCTTCCCTATTGCCGCCGCGAACCAGCCCCGAGGCCATCACCGCCGCGTTCATCGCTCCCGCGCTGGTGCCCACAATGCCCTCAACCATAATCCGCTCATCCTCGAGCAGGCGGTCTAGCACCCCCCAGGCGAATGCCCCGTGAGACCCACCGCCCTGAAGCGCAAGGTTGACGAGTCGTTTATCGGAGGGTGAGCAATCTTCCATGGCCTATAAGCAGTTACCATATAACTCCAAAGAGCCAGCCGACCCGAGCAGCGGCGGCGCCAAGTCGAAAACGAAAAACATTTGTTACGCATGGTGGCAACTGTTATTCAAATAAGAAAAAGCGGTGGTTGCTTTCGGATTAGCGGTCACGATCTCGGCTTGCGGACGCGATGCGCGCTGACGGGATATCGCTAAGTTTGTCACGCTATACAATTGCGTGAAAAGCGAGCGGATCGAAGTCATGAAACAGTGGCTGGACAATTGTCGATTGAGGCCGCTTATCCCCGAAATGGGATCAAATCCGCGCCACCTTTTGCAGGCTGGAACGCGTGGCAGACTCGAGGAATGAGTTATCATATCCGTGCCATGTCAATGTGAGGCCCTGAAGCTTTGTCGTGATTGAGATTGCGTTCGTTGGAGTGGCGCAATGTCAGGCCAGAGTGAGAGTACGGGAATATTCGCAGCGCTTGGTCTGGGTAAGCGTAAAACGGTTACGGACGGACCCGGCGGCTCCATGGCAGACATAGGCGTACCGCATGCCCGTCTGCAACACATGCTCTCCGCCAGCCCTGCTGTGATTTATACCACGCGCGCCACAGGGGATTGCGCGTGTACCTTCGTCAGCGACAATCTTCGCACCGTGATCGGATACTCACCCGACGAAATGACGAGGGATCCGAAGCACTGGCCCGCCAATCTCCATCCGCAGGACGCTGGCCAAGTCTTCGACAAGGTAGCGGCGTTGATCGAGCGCGGGGGTGGTTCCGTCGACTACCGTTTCCGCCACAAGGACGGGCATTACATCTGGATCCAAGACAGCTTCAGAGTCACGTACGACGAGACCGGAAACCCGCTGGAGCTGGTCGGAGCCTGGACAGACATATCCGAGCGCAAGATGGCGCAGGATCTGCTTCAGAAGTCCTACGCCGAGATGGAAAAGCGTGTCGAGGAGCGGACGGAAGAGCTCAAGGATCGCCAGCAGCGGCTGGCCCATGTGCTCACCGTCAGCCCCGCGATCACATATGTCACCAAGGCGACCGGGGATTTTGCGTGCACATTTGCAAGCGCAAGCTCGCAACAGATCATGGGATATCAGCCGGAGGAAATGCTCGCCGAGCCAAACTTCTGGATGAGCCACTTGCACCCTCAGGATGCGCCACGGGTGCTGACTGAGTTCGCCCGTCTCGTTTCGCAGGGCGGCGGAAACCTGGAGTATCGATTTCTGCACAAAGGGGGCTACTATCGATGGTTCCAGGATACGTTCCAGGTACTCAGAGGCGAAGACGGCAACCCATCTGAGATCGTGGGCTCATGGGCGGACATTACCCATCGCAAGCTCGCCGAGGCCGTTCACGAGCTCTATGCGGCGAGCCTGGAGCGAAGCTCCCCGATGCCGCTCAAGAAGCTCGACAGCATCCTCGAGTCGGGACGAGAAGTGCTCCGCCTTGACAGGCTGAGCATCCTGCGTGCCTGTCCGCAACAACAGTGGCTCCAGGCCACGGCCGCCACCGGAACGGAGGAGCCGCTGGAGGAAATCCGCGTTCCCATAGGACCGGAAGGTGGCGGCCTGGCACAGGCCTACCTGACCAAGGAAACGATCGTTAGCGACGGATCCACACCCATTCCCGAATTGCTGCGCCTGAAGCCACCTTACGATCAAATAAAGTCGCTTCGCTCCAGCGTTTTCGCCATTGTGCCGCTCATTGTGCAAGGTCAGGCGGTCGGGGTTCTGGCGGCTGACCGAACGAGCAACCGAGTGCCCTTCGAGGCGTCCACGTTGGAATCCTTGAGGGGGTTGGCCACCCAGGCCGCGATAGCGCTGGAGCACGCCCGGCTGTACGCGGCTGCCCAACCGGTTATCAGCCGCTCGCTCCACCTTTCTGAGGTCTATCCCGCATTCGCGCGAGCTGTGAAAGCGCTACTTCCCTACGATCGGATCGGCGTTGTCGTGCCCCAAGGCTCCTCTCTGGTCATGGCTTTGTCGGTTGCCGAGCCGCCGCTTGCCAGCTGGCAAGGACAAGTCTGGGAGAACATCGAAGGCACTGCGGTGGAATGGGTGTTGGAGAACGCCCGACCACTTGTCGTGAAGGACCTCTCCGCGCAACAGAGCTTCGCCGATTCTGCGTTCGTTGCCGCAGAAGGCATTCGATCAAGCCTCTTGATGCCCCTGCAGGCTGGCGGCGTGACGGTCGGAGTGTTCTTCTTGGACAGCCTGACTTTGGGTGCCTACACGGAGGAGGATGTTGCGCTTGTCGATCCCGTGGCCCAACAGCTCGCTCTTGCCATCGACAACACGCGGCTGTTCCAGGATATCGAGGAGAAAGGCCGCCAGCTCGAGCTCGCGAACAAGCACAAGTCGCAGTTCCTCGCCAACATGAGCCACGAGCTCAGAACGCCTATGAACGCGATCCTCGGTTATTCCGAGCTCATCCTGGATAACCTCTACGGTGACGTTCCAGAAAAGGTCCGAGAGGTCCTGCTTCGGATCGACAAGAACGGACGCCATCTCCTCGGACTGATCAACGATGTCCTTGACCTGTCCAAGATCGAGGCTGGCTCGATCAAGCTGTCCTGTTCCGATTTCTCAATAAATGAGGCGGTCCAGGCCGCCGTGTCAGCCGTCGGTTCGCTCGCGATGGAAAAGAAGCTAGAGCTCAAGACAGAGGTGCCGTCGACGCTTCCTAAAGCCCGAGGCGATGAGCGGCGCACCACTCAGGTGCTGCTCAATCTGCTTGGAAATGCCATCAAGTTCACTGATGGGGGAGAAGTTCGTCTAAAAGTCTCGGTTGCGGATGACATGTTCCATTTTTCCGTCGCAGATACTGGACCTGGGATCGCGCCTGAGGAGCAAAAAAAAATCTTCGAGGAGTTCCATCAGGCTGACAACGCACGTGTCTCAAAAAAGGGCGGAACCGGACTTGGCCTGGCAATCTCCAGACGCATCGTCGAGCTGCAAGGTGGGTGCATCTGGGTCGACTCGACGCCGGGCAAGGGCTCCACATTTTTGTTCACATTGCCAGTCCATGTCGAGCCACGCAGGGAGGCGACATGAGCAGGCGCATCCTCATCGTGGAGGATCATGAGGACAACCGGCGCATCTTGCGCGACCTCCTCACAAGCGCGGGCTTCGAGCTCATCGAGGCGGTGAATGGAATCGAGGGCGTCGCAGCGGCCGACGAGCACCGTCCGGACCTCATTCTCATGGATATTCAGCTGCCGATCATCGACGGATACGAGGCGGCGCGGCGGATCAAGGCAATTCAGGAGCTCCGCCCTATCCCAATCATCGCCGTCACGTCATTTGCGCTCAGTGGCGACGATACAATGGCGTATGAGGCAGGCTGCGTTGCCTACATCACAAAGCCGTTCAGCCCGCGCAGTCTCCTGGCGACGATCCAGAAGCATCTTTCCTGACCCGATATTCGCAGGGAGGACTGACATGTGAGCCCGCCCGCACGCATCCTCATCGCCGACGATAATCCGGACAATCTCGAGATTTTCCGAACACGTCTTGCCGCTCACGGCTACGAGGTCGTAACTGCCACGGACGGAGAGCAGGCGCTCGAGATAGCACGGGAAACACATCCGGACTTGGTCCTTCTCGACGTGATGATGCCGAAGATGGATGGCGTCGATGTATGCCGG from Hyphomicrobium sp. CS1GBMeth3 includes:
- a CDS encoding ATP-binding protein; amino-acid sequence: MLTVSPAITYVTKATGDFACTFASASSQQIMGYQPEEMLAEPNFWMSHLHPQDAPRVLTEFARLVSQGGGNLEYRFLHKGGYYRWFQDTFQVLRGEDGNPSEIVGSWADITHRKLAEAVHELYAASLERSSPMPLKKLDSILESGREVLRLDRLSILRACPQQQWLQATAATGTEEPLEEIRVPIGPEGGGLAQAYLTKETIVSDGSTPIPELLRLKPPYDQIKSLRSSVFAIVPLIVQGQAVGVLAADRTSNRVPFEASTLESLRGLATQAAIALEHARLYAAAQPVISRSLHLSEVYPAFARAVKALLPYDRIGVVVPQGSSLVMALSVAEPPLASWQGQVWENIEGTAVEWVLENARPLVVKDLSAQQSFADSAFVAAEGIRSSLLMPLQAGGVTVGVFFLDSLTLGAYTEEDVALVDPVAQQLALAIDNTRLFQDIEEKGRQLELANKHKSQFLANMSHELRTPMNAILGYSELILDNLYGDVPEKVREVLLRIDKNGRHLLGLINDVLDLSKIEAGSIKLSCSDFSINEAVQAAVSAVGSLAMEKKLELKTEVPSTLPKARGDERRTTQVLLNLLGNAIKFTDGGEVRLKVSVADDMFHFSVADTGPGIAPEEQKKIFEEFHQADNARVSKKGGTGLGLAISRRIVELQGGCIWVDSTPGKGSTFLFTLPVHVEPRREAT
- a CDS encoding response regulator — translated: MSRRILIVEDHEDNRRILRDLLTSAGFELIEAVNGIEGVAAADEHRPDLILMDIQLPIIDGYEAARRIKAIQELRPIPIIAVTSFALSGDDTMAYEAGCVAYITKPFSPRSLLATIQKHLS